Proteins found in one Flavobacterium channae genomic segment:
- a CDS encoding agmatinase family protein, whose product MTKEQILESFDPSQPGLADATIFGLPFSAEQSEIIVIPVPWEVTVSYGAGASKGPDAVLDASFQVDLNHQEFPELWKLGIYLDKPAKELKKKSKKYKKQAAPIIKALESGMILEHHPSLTKDLEEINYACSDMVEAVREQTLSWMERGKKVALLGGDHSTPLGYYQALSTKYDNFGILHLDAHMDLRIAYEGFTYSHASIMYNALQIPQISKIVQVGIRDFCEQEVEVALNDRVLVHTDSDLKKETFEGKTWEQQCDQIIVSLPDKVCVSFDIDGMYPWYCPNTGTPVPGGFSFEQAAYLLSRLADTNKEIIGFDLVEVAPGDDDWDGNVGARMLFHMCGVFAKSQKMNVGNKIKFNK is encoded by the coding sequence ATGACTAAAGAACAAATTTTAGAAAGTTTTGATCCATCTCAACCTGGGTTGGCAGATGCAACTATTTTTGGTTTGCCTTTTTCGGCAGAACAAAGTGAAATTATTGTAATTCCAGTTCCTTGGGAAGTTACAGTAAGTTATGGAGCAGGCGCTTCAAAAGGCCCAGATGCTGTTTTAGATGCATCGTTTCAAGTAGATTTAAATCATCAAGAGTTTCCAGAATTATGGAAATTAGGAATATATTTAGATAAACCAGCGAAAGAATTAAAAAAGAAATCAAAAAAATATAAGAAACAAGCTGCTCCAATTATTAAGGCTTTGGAAAGCGGAATGATTTTAGAACATCATCCATCGTTAACTAAAGATTTAGAAGAAATAAATTATGCTTGTTCAGATATGGTTGAAGCTGTTCGCGAGCAAACATTAAGTTGGATGGAAAGAGGTAAAAAAGTAGCACTTTTAGGTGGTGATCACTCAACACCTCTGGGTTATTACCAAGCTCTGTCAACTAAATACGATAATTTCGGAATCTTGCATTTAGATGCACACATGGATTTACGTATTGCGTATGAAGGATTCACATATTCACATGCTTCTATTATGTACAATGCGTTACAAATTCCTCAAATTTCTAAGATTGTTCAAGTAGGAATTCGCGATTTCTGCGAACAAGAAGTTGAAGTTGCTTTAAACGATAGAGTATTAGTTCATACTGACAGTGATTTGAAAAAAGAAACTTTCGAAGGTAAAACATGGGAACAACAATGTGATCAAATTATAGTATCTTTACCTGATAAAGTATGTGTTTCATTTGATATTGACGGAATGTATCCATGGTATTGTCCAAATACAGGAACTCCAGTTCCAGGTGGGTTTTCGTTTGAGCAAGCGGCTTATTTGTTAAGTCGATTAGCAGATACCAATAAAGAAATTATCGGTTTTGATTTAGTAGAAGTTGCTCCTGGAGATGACGATTGGGATGGTAATGTAGGTGCAAGAATGTTATTTCATATGTGTGGAGTTTTTGCCAAATCTCAAAAAATGAATGTGGGTAATAAGATTAAGTTTAATAAGTAA
- a CDS encoding cryptochrome/photolyase family protein, giving the protein MKTLRLILGDQLNSKHSWFDEVNSDVVYVMVEMRQETDYVKHHIQKVVAFFLSMRNFSEELMNKGHQVIYYKISDANNPHDLEKLILVLVEKNKIDQFEYQFPDEYRLDEQLKAICKKLSIPTKSVDSEHFYTSRNELDDFFKGKKQLLMESFYRMMRKKHDVLMVGDQPLDGKWNFDHNNRNQYKNEVPIPFPLEFNKNVSEIVTEIESQNITTFGSIDRENFNWPTSRKESLQLIDYFCEYLLAHFGTYQDSLFSGHKFLFHSRLSFAMNSKMISPKEVVDAVISYYYQNQETIELAQVEGFVRQIIGWREYVRGIYWKEMPNYSQINALENYNPLPDFFWTGKTKMKCMQHSISQSLSEAYAHHIQRLMVIGNFSLLAQLHPDEVDAWYLGVYIDAIEWVEMPNTRGMSQYSDGGIVATKPYVSSGSYINKMSNYCGSCQYEVKEKLGEKACPFNSLYWHFLDEKKQHFANNQRMSMMLALLKKMKPEELAATKEKAISILEDMENI; this is encoded by the coding sequence ATGAAAACACTTCGATTAATTTTGGGTGACCAACTCAATTCGAAACATTCTTGGTTTGATGAAGTCAACTCTGATGTGGTTTATGTGATGGTAGAAATGCGTCAGGAAACGGATTATGTAAAACATCATATTCAAAAAGTAGTAGCGTTTTTTCTTTCTATGCGAAATTTCTCAGAAGAACTGATGAATAAAGGTCATCAAGTTATTTATTATAAAATTTCGGATGCCAATAATCCTCATGATTTAGAAAAATTGATTTTGGTTTTGGTTGAAAAGAATAAAATCGACCAATTTGAATACCAATTTCCTGATGAATATCGCTTGGACGAGCAATTGAAAGCCATCTGTAAAAAACTTTCCATTCCTACAAAATCAGTAGATTCTGAACATTTTTACACGTCTAGAAATGAATTAGATGATTTTTTCAAAGGGAAAAAGCAACTTTTGATGGAAAGTTTCTATCGCATGATGCGAAAAAAACATGATGTATTGATGGTTGGTGATCAACCACTTGACGGAAAATGGAATTTTGACCACAACAACCGCAATCAATATAAAAATGAAGTTCCGATTCCGTTCCCATTGGAATTCAATAAAAATGTAAGCGAAATTGTTACTGAAATTGAAAGCCAAAACATCACCACTTTTGGAAGTATTGATAGAGAAAATTTCAACTGGCCGACTTCAAGAAAGGAAAGTTTGCAATTGATTGACTATTTCTGTGAGTATTTGTTGGCGCATTTTGGAACGTATCAAGATTCGCTATTTAGCGGACATAAATTTCTATTTCACTCGCGTTTGTCTTTTGCAATGAATTCCAAAATGATAAGTCCGAAAGAAGTGGTGGATGCTGTGATTTCCTATTATTATCAAAACCAAGAGACCATTGAATTGGCGCAAGTAGAAGGTTTTGTGCGACAAATTATTGGTTGGCGCGAATATGTTAGAGGGATTTATTGGAAAGAGATGCCCAATTATTCCCAAATCAACGCATTGGAAAACTACAATCCGCTACCTGATTTCTTTTGGACCGGAAAAACCAAAATGAAATGCATGCAACATTCGATTTCTCAAAGTTTATCGGAAGCGTATGCCCATCATATTCAGCGTTTGATGGTGATTGGAAATTTTTCTCTATTAGCCCAATTGCATCCGGATGAAGTTGATGCTTGGTATTTAGGTGTCTACATCGATGCTATAGAATGGGTTGAGATGCCGAATACGCGTGGTATGAGTCAATATTCGGATGGTGGCATTGTGGCAACAAAACCGTATGTTTCTTCGGGAAGTTACATTAATAAAATGAGCAATTATTGTGGCAGTTGTCAATACGAAGTAAAAGAGAAATTGGGCGAAAAAGCGTGTCCGTTTAACAGTTTGTATTGGCATTTTTTAGATGAGAAAAAGCAGCATTTTGCTAATAATCAAAGAATGAGCATGATGTTAGCATTACTCAAAAAAATGAAACCAGAAGAACTAGCCGCAACGAAAGAAAAAGCGATTTCGATTTTGGAAGATATGGAAAACATATAA
- a CDS encoding DASH family cryptochrome: MNGLVWFRNDLRTIDNHSLYNACRENEKVIGIYCLDPRHFETTQYGFKKTEKFRTQFLLESLGELQQNLEEKKITLLVYYGYPEQLIPEIAAKYQIDTIYIQKEWTQEEVDVETEVRNQIPAVNWKTYYDQFLFHPDDVPYEDWEKIPEVFTEFRKQLEKKIRIRPTVSNAAKPTSNLIEEKTSIPTLEDLGFEEFKQPNKTAFPFKGGENQAKKRIKDYFWDTKKLSVYKKTRNGLVGKDYSSKLSAWLANGSISARIIYWEVQQFEKKVVKNEDTYWLIFELIWRDYFKYISLKHGNKIFQLNGILQKEYHWNQNTKAFNQWTNGTTPEHFVNANMIELQKTGWMSNRGRQNVASYWAKEWEQDWRIGAAYFESILIDYDVHSNYGNWMYNAGVGNDPRDRKFNIKRQAEMYDGDGKFQKMWLIPELF, translated from the coding sequence ATGAACGGATTAGTATGGTTTAGAAACGATTTGCGCACGATTGACAATCATTCGTTGTACAATGCATGTCGAGAAAATGAAAAGGTAATTGGTATTTATTGTCTAGATCCGAGACATTTCGAAACTACACAATATGGTTTCAAGAAAACAGAAAAATTCAGAACCCAATTTCTTTTAGAAAGCCTAGGTGAATTACAACAAAATTTAGAAGAGAAAAAGATTACGTTACTAGTTTATTATGGATATCCTGAACAATTGATTCCAGAAATTGCTGCAAAATATCAAATTGACACGATTTACATTCAAAAGGAATGGACACAAGAAGAAGTAGATGTAGAAACTGAAGTGCGAAATCAAATTCCAGCTGTGAATTGGAAAACGTATTATGATCAATTTTTATTTCATCCTGATGATGTTCCGTATGAAGATTGGGAGAAAATTCCTGAAGTTTTTACCGAATTTAGAAAGCAATTGGAAAAGAAAATTCGAATACGACCAACAGTTTCAAATGCGGCAAAACCCACTTCAAATCTAATTGAAGAAAAAACAAGTATTCCAACTCTAGAAGATTTAGGATTTGAAGAGTTTAAACAACCGAATAAAACTGCATTCCCTTTTAAAGGTGGCGAAAATCAAGCTAAAAAAAGAATCAAAGACTACTTTTGGGATACCAAAAAACTTTCGGTTTATAAGAAAACTCGAAATGGTTTGGTTGGAAAAGATTATAGTTCGAAACTTTCGGCTTGGTTGGCAAATGGTAGTATTTCTGCAAGAATCATTTATTGGGAAGTGCAACAATTTGAGAAAAAAGTGGTCAAAAACGAAGATACGTATTGGTTAATATTCGAGTTAATTTGGCGCGACTATTTCAAATACATTTCGCTAAAACACGGCAACAAAATTTTTCAATTGAATGGTATTTTACAAAAAGAATACCATTGGAATCAAAACACAAAAGCCTTCAACCAATGGACAAATGGAACCACACCTGAACATTTCGTTAATGCCAACATGATAGAACTACAAAAAACGGGTTGGATGAGCAATCGCGGTCGTCAAAATGTAGCGAGTTATTGGGCAAAAGAATGGGAACAAGATTGGCGAATTGGTGCAGCATATTTCGAAAGTATACTAATCGATTATGATGTGCATAGCAATTATGGCAATTGGATGTACAATGCAGGTGTTGGAAACGATCCAAGAGACAGAAAATTCAACATTAAACGCCAAGCGGAAATGTATGATGGTGATGGAAAATTTCAAAAAATGTGGTTAATTCCTGAATTATTTTAG
- a CDS encoding DUF2256 domain-containing protein, which yields MAHKKVNLPEKICKTCSRPFSWRKKWEKNWEEVMYCSDKCRMNKIK from the coding sequence ATGGCGCATAAAAAAGTAAACCTTCCCGAAAAAATCTGTAAAACCTGTAGTCGGCCTTTTTCATGGCGCAAAAAATGGGAGAAAAACTGGGAAGAAGTAATGTATTGTAGTGACAAATGTAGGATGAATAAAATCAAATAA
- a CDS encoding flavin reductase family protein, with product MRKITREELFTMSKVPRLNLINCVTGYKSANLIGTVSNEGVLNLAIFSSVTHLGSEPPLLGFILRPTTVPRDTYKNLKETGYFTVNHITEEMIADAHHTSSSYDEHISEFDKTNLEPEFIENHKVPFVKNSPVQLLCKYVNEYKIEENDCIHIIASIETIYANEHLFYDDNWLQLDRGNVIAINGLDGYALPKLVDRFHYARPDKTTLSML from the coding sequence ATGAGAAAAATTACTAGAGAGGAATTATTTACTATGTCAAAAGTTCCTAGACTAAATTTAATTAATTGTGTTACTGGTTATAAATCGGCTAATTTAATCGGAACCGTTTCAAATGAAGGAGTTTTAAATTTAGCTATTTTTAGCAGTGTGACGCATTTAGGAAGCGAACCACCATTATTAGGATTCATTTTAAGACCAACGACTGTTCCAAGAGATACTTATAAAAACCTAAAAGAAACAGGCTATTTTACTGTAAATCATATTACTGAAGAAATGATTGCCGATGCGCATCATACATCTTCAAGTTATGACGAACATATTTCAGAATTTGACAAAACAAATTTAGAACCAGAATTCATTGAAAATCATAAAGTCCCTTTTGTAAAAAATAGCCCTGTTCAATTGCTTTGTAAATATGTAAATGAATACAAAATTGAAGAAAATGATTGTATACATATTATTGCTTCAATAGAAACCATATATGCTAATGAACATCTGTTTTATGATGATAATTGGCTGCAATTAGACAGAGGAAATGTTATTGCTATTAACGGATTAGATGGTTACGCATTGCCAAAATTGGTGGATAGATTTCATTATGCGCGACCAGATAAAACAACTTTATCAATGTTGTAA
- a CDS encoding FAD-dependent oxidoreductase — translation MQTPQKIAVVGSGLVGTLLAIYLKRAGHTVHVYDRSPDIRTIQFSGRSINLVMSDRGWKALEDVGLDTAIRNIGIPVDKRAIHLQDGKLNYQYYGKEGEAIFSLSRGVLNRKMVDLAEAEGVEFFFEHKIWDVSLATATLFEGETEQGEWTELKYDKVFGADGAFSRIRHRMQRQSMFDYSQEFMKIGYKELHIPANSDGTHKVDKNSLHIWPRGNFMLMALANLDGSFTCTLFMPFEGENSFESLKDETSLVDFFAKYFPDTKEVIPDLVRDFFKNPTSYLAIMKCFPWTFEDKVALIGDSAHAIVPFYGHGMNAGFEDITILSELMNEYGDDWGKIFSEYEVSRKPNADAIAELSRRNFEEMSNKTADEKFLLQKKIEKWFSDKHPDKWMPLYSRVTFSLQPYSEALAIGDFQNEIMQDVLKIDNIEEIWNSEQVENRILELLQ, via the coding sequence ATGCAAACGCCACAAAAAATTGCCGTTGTAGGTTCTGGATTAGTTGGAACTTTATTGGCAATCTATTTAAAAAGAGCCGGACATACCGTTCATGTTTATGACAGAAGTCCAGATATAAGAACAATTCAATTTTCAGGACGTTCTATAAATTTGGTAATGTCAGATCGTGGTTGGAAAGCTCTGGAAGATGTAGGCTTAGATACAGCAATTCGAAATATTGGAATCCCTGTTGATAAAAGAGCAATTCATTTACAAGATGGAAAACTTAATTATCAATACTACGGGAAAGAAGGTGAAGCTATTTTTTCGTTATCGAGAGGCGTTTTGAATCGAAAAATGGTGGATTTGGCTGAAGCGGAAGGAGTGGAGTTTTTCTTTGAACATAAAATTTGGGATGTAAGTTTGGCAACCGCTACACTTTTTGAAGGAGAAACCGAACAAGGAGAATGGACAGAATTAAAATACGATAAAGTATTTGGTGCTGATGGTGCTTTTTCGAGAATAAGACATAGAATGCAACGTCAATCCATGTTTGATTATTCGCAAGAGTTCATGAAAATTGGTTATAAAGAATTGCATATTCCTGCAAATTCAGATGGTACTCATAAAGTAGATAAAAATTCATTGCACATTTGGCCAAGAGGTAATTTCATGTTAATGGCGTTGGCAAACTTAGATGGTTCGTTTACTTGTACTTTATTCATGCCGTTTGAAGGTGAAAATTCGTTTGAATCATTAAAAGATGAAACATCATTAGTTGATTTTTTTGCTAAATACTTTCCTGATACTAAAGAAGTAATACCAGATTTAGTTCGTGATTTCTTTAAAAATCCAACGAGTTATTTGGCAATTATGAAGTGTTTTCCTTGGACTTTCGAGGATAAAGTAGCTTTAATTGGAGATTCAGCTCATGCAATAGTTCCTTTTTATGGTCACGGAATGAATGCCGGTTTTGAAGATATTACCATTTTGAGCGAGTTGATGAATGAATATGGTGATGATTGGGGTAAAATATTTTCAGAATATGAAGTTTCAAGAAAGCCTAATGCCGATGCAATTGCAGAACTTTCTCGCAGAAATTTCGAAGAAATGAGTAATAAAACTGCCGATGAGAAGTTTTTATTGCAAAAGAAAATCGAAAAATGGTTTTCAGATAAACATCCAGATAAATGGATGCCTTTATACAGCAGAGTAACTTTTAGTTTGCAACCTTATTCTGAAGCATTAGCCATTGGTGATTTTCAGAATGAAATTATGCAAGATGTACTAAAAATTGATAATATAGAAGAGATTTGGAATTCAGAACAAGTTGAAAATCGAATTTTAGAGTTACTACAATAA
- a CDS encoding DUF2339 domain-containing protein, with protein sequence METILLIAILIIVIVILTSINSKFQNLQETVYSLHEKINDLRDELYSKTIQETPKITTEIQKETVSVVEPVIEEKVVEKPIEVIEKAPEIVPVVESVKEEIREEIIPQVEKIEPVLPREPEKSWFETFKENNPDLEKFIGENLINKIGILILVLGISFFVKYAIDKDWINETARVGIGILAGSLVMGVAHKLKKNYQAFSSVMVAGAISIFYFTIAIAFHDYHLFSQTVAFAIMVVITAFSTFVSVVYNRQELAVLSSIGGFAVPFMVSTGEGNYVVLFTYIAILNIGILGIAYFKKWNIVTILSFVFTNLLLFSWYNKELYADKLPHQGALVFATLFYFIFSIVAVLNNVRRKGEFSTIDYFIVVANTFLYFGIGMGILHNWGINYKGLFTLSLAVYNLIYVAILFKKFGLDKNAVYLLIGLVLTFLTLTIPIQFEGNQITLFWAIEAVLLFWLSQKSKISLFKLSAMLVQFLAIISLIIDWEKQYRFSNTELSILINPIFITGIVVLASLIGTYFLFKKENEVATIFKFEFDPVMYRNGILWIALIIGYFVGILEIIHQAGQNFENESTAFSLSVCYHFIFSTVFIFLGLKSKEELLQKIATVLAMANIVLYVVWWYNIPSKEVLWNITKNWNSSIAFNLHYIILGCLIYYIVILANQILDKTHVAFLKSKIAIWLLVFCGVYILSNELIVHHLFSVDRAIILKQIDEDYKGSNLPMETFYLDEYVVQGKLDIIKTQVVKIGYPILWGILSFALLIYGIKRQWKQLRIIALSLLGLTILKLFAYDINNVSETGKIIAFILLGVLILIISFVYQKIKKLVVDETQNVSSNEESN encoded by the coding sequence ATGGAAACTATTCTTCTAATTGCCATTTTAATAATTGTTATTGTTATTCTAACAAGTATCAATTCAAAGTTTCAAAATCTTCAAGAAACCGTTTATAGTCTTCACGAAAAAATAAATGATTTACGAGATGAATTGTATTCGAAAACAATTCAAGAAACGCCTAAGATTACAACTGAAATTCAAAAAGAAACAGTTTCTGTTGTTGAACCTGTAATAGAAGAAAAAGTAGTTGAAAAACCTATTGAGGTTATTGAGAAAGCTCCTGAAATTGTTCCTGTTGTAGAATCGGTTAAAGAGGAGATAAGAGAAGAAATAATTCCACAAGTAGAAAAAATTGAACCAGTTCTTCCAAGAGAACCTGAAAAATCATGGTTTGAAACATTTAAAGAAAACAATCCAGATTTAGAGAAGTTTATAGGTGAAAACTTAATCAATAAAATCGGTATTTTAATTTTGGTTTTAGGGATTAGTTTCTTTGTAAAATATGCAATTGATAAAGATTGGATAAACGAAACAGCTCGTGTTGGAATTGGAATTTTAGCAGGTTCTTTGGTTATGGGTGTAGCTCACAAATTAAAGAAAAACTACCAAGCGTTTAGTTCGGTAATGGTTGCTGGAGCAATAAGTATATTCTATTTTACAATTGCAATTGCTTTTCACGATTATCATTTGTTTTCTCAAACAGTTGCATTTGCAATAATGGTTGTAATTACTGCTTTTAGCACTTTTGTTTCGGTAGTTTATAATCGACAAGAATTGGCAGTTTTATCATCAATTGGAGGTTTTGCAGTTCCGTTTATGGTAAGTACAGGTGAAGGAAATTACGTTGTGCTGTTTACATACATCGCTATTTTAAATATTGGAATACTTGGAATTGCTTATTTCAAAAAATGGAATATCGTAACAATACTATCTTTTGTGTTTACAAACCTGTTATTATTTTCTTGGTACAATAAAGAATTGTATGCGGATAAATTACCACATCAAGGCGCTTTAGTATTTGCAACCTTGTTTTATTTTATCTTCAGTATTGTTGCTGTTTTAAATAATGTAAGACGAAAAGGCGAATTTTCAACGATAGATTATTTCATAGTTGTAGCCAATACATTCCTTTATTTTGGAATAGGAATGGGAATTTTACATAATTGGGGAATCAATTATAAAGGATTATTTACACTTTCATTAGCTGTTTACAACCTTATTTACGTTGCCATTTTGTTTAAGAAATTCGGATTGGACAAAAATGCAGTGTATTTGTTAATTGGTTTGGTTCTGACATTTTTAACGTTAACTATTCCAATTCAGTTTGAAGGCAATCAAATTACATTGTTCTGGGCAATTGAAGCGGTGTTGTTATTTTGGTTATCCCAAAAATCTAAAATTAGTTTGTTTAAACTAAGTGCCATGTTAGTTCAGTTTTTGGCTATTATTAGTTTAATTATTGATTGGGAAAAACAATATCGCTTTTCAAATACAGAATTGTCTATTTTAATAAATCCGATATTCATCACCGGAATTGTAGTGTTAGCTTCTTTAATTGGAACATACTTCTTGTTTAAGAAAGAAAACGAAGTAGCAACTATTTTTAAATTCGAATTTGATCCTGTAATGTATCGCAATGGGATTTTATGGATTGCATTAATTATAGGATATTTTGTTGGAATTCTTGAAATCATACATCAAGCCGGTCAAAATTTTGAAAACGAGTCAACCGCTTTTTCGCTATCGGTTTGCTATCATTTTATTTTCAGTACCGTTTTCATTTTCTTAGGATTGAAATCGAAAGAAGAATTACTTCAAAAAATTGCAACCGTTTTAGCAATGGCAAACATAGTATTATATGTTGTTTGGTGGTACAATATTCCATCAAAAGAAGTTCTTTGGAATATAACCAAAAATTGGAATTCATCAATAGCTTTCAATTTGCATTACATTATTTTGGGATGTTTAATTTATTACATAGTAATTTTAGCTAATCAAATTTTAGATAAAACGCATGTTGCATTTTTGAAATCTAAAATAGCGATTTGGTTATTGGTTTTTTGTGGAGTTTACATTTTAAGTAACGAATTAATAGTTCATCATTTATTTAGTGTTGACAGAGCTATAATTCTAAAACAAATTGATGAGGATTATAAAGGATCAAATTTACCAATGGAAACATTTTATTTGGACGAATATGTTGTTCAAGGAAAATTAGACATAATAAAAACTCAAGTAGTTAAGATTGGTTATCCAATTTTATGGGGAATTTTATCGTTTGCTTTGTTGATTTATGGTATAAAAAGACAATGGAAACAATTGCGAATTATCGCACTTTCGTTATTAGGATTAACCATTTTGAAATTGTTTGCATACGATATTAATAACGTTTCAGAAACTGGAAAAATAATTGCCTTCATATTATTAGGAGTGCTTATTTTGATAATCTCATTTGTATATCAAAAAATCAAGAAATTAGTGGTAGATGAAACTCAAAATGTTAGTTCAAATGAAGAGAGTAATTAG
- a CDS encoding cupin domain-containing protein: protein MKKYFIQKSPFVVPTTDGKLIEEHHGLATTSNSEISIAHMIAPPGWSEPFQTPEFDEYTYIIKGKKQFTIEDEVVILETGQSIKIERNTRVQYSNPFDEPCEYIAICTPAFDFNKVHREEN from the coding sequence ATGAAAAAATATTTTATACAAAAATCGCCATTCGTAGTTCCAACAACCGATGGCAAATTAATAGAAGAACACCACGGATTAGCAACTACAAGTAATTCAGAAATTTCAATTGCACATATGATTGCGCCTCCTGGATGGAGCGAACCTTTTCAAACACCTGAATTTGATGAATACACGTATATCATTAAAGGGAAAAAACAATTTACCATTGAAGACGAAGTGGTGATTTTAGAAACAGGCCAATCGATAAAAATAGAAAGAAATACAAGAGTTCAATATTCAAATCCTTTTGATGAACCTTGCGAATATATTGCGATTTGTACACCAGCTTTTGATTTTAATAAAGTTCATAGAGAAGAAAATTAA
- a CDS encoding helicase HerA-like domain-containing protein: protein MSNTEDFSKHINEGYTCKGEFITLGGGILDGEAIPNTHVNIPLKTLNRHGLIAGATGTGKTKTIQVLSEQLSQNGIPVLMMDIKGDFSGIATPGEEKSFITERHAKISIPYETKGFPVELMTISEQNGVRLRATVSEFGPVLFSRILDLNDTQSGVVSVIFKYCDDHSLPLLDLKDFKKVLQYATEEGKSEFEAEYGRISTSSTGSILRKIIELEQQGAALFFGEKSFDIQDLMRIDENGNGYVNIMRLTDIQDKPKLFSTFMLSLLAEIYNTMPEQGDAGRPELVIFIDEAHLIFDEASKALLNQIETIVKLIRSKGIGVYFITQNPMDVPTGVLAQLGLKIQHALRAFTANDRKAIKMTAENYPETKFYKTDEVLTALGIGEAFVTALSEKGTPTPLVATMMRAPMSRMDVLTEAEIEASIAKSKLAKKYNEVVDRESAYELLNKKIAEAQEVAAEQEVEKPTRKTKQEPSTAEVIGKSVTKVVTSASFIRGAFGLLMKMFKK from the coding sequence ATGAGCAATACTGAAGATTTTAGCAAACATATAAACGAAGGATATACTTGTAAAGGAGAATTTATAACACTAGGAGGTGGGATTTTAGATGGTGAAGCAATTCCAAATACGCATGTAAACATTCCTTTAAAAACTTTAAACCGTCATGGATTAATTGCTGGAGCAACTGGAACAGGAAAAACCAAAACCATTCAAGTGCTTTCGGAACAGTTGTCGCAAAATGGAATTCCTGTTTTGATGATGGATATTAAAGGAGATTTTTCTGGGATTGCAACTCCAGGAGAAGAAAAATCATTTATTACAGAACGTCATGCTAAAATTTCAATTCCATACGAAACAAAGGGCTTCCCTGTTGAATTAATGACGATTTCTGAACAAAACGGTGTTCGACTACGCGCAACTGTTTCAGAATTTGGACCTGTTTTATTTTCAAGAATTTTAGATTTGAACGACACGCAATCAGGAGTTGTCTCGGTAATTTTTAAATATTGCGACGATCATAGTTTACCATTATTGGATTTAAAAGATTTCAAAAAAGTATTGCAATACGCAACAGAAGAAGGAAAATCAGAATTTGAAGCCGAATACGGAAGAATTTCTACAAGTTCAACTGGTTCTATATTAAGAAAGATTATCGAATTAGAACAGCAAGGTGCTGCCTTATTTTTTGGTGAAAAATCATTTGATATTCAAGATTTAATGCGAATTGACGAAAACGGAAACGGTTACGTTAATATCATGCGATTAACGGATATTCAAGATAAACCGAAATTATTCTCGACTTTTATGTTGAGTTTATTAGCCGAAATCTACAACACTATGCCAGAGCAAGGTGATGCTGGCCGACCAGAATTGGTTATTTTCATTGACGAAGCGCATTTGATTTTTGATGAAGCAAGTAAAGCGTTACTAAATCAAATTGAAACGATTGTGAAATTAATCCGTTCGAAAGGAATTGGAGTTTATTTCATTACGCAAAACCCAATGGATGTTCCAACTGGTGTTTTGGCGCAATTGGGTTTAAAAATTCAACATGCTTTAAGAGCTTTTACTGCAAATGATAGAAAAGCAATAAAAATGACAGCGGAAAACTATCCAGAAACTAAATTTTACAAAACTGACGAAGTGTTAACGGCTTTAGGAATTGGAGAAGCTTTTGTAACTGCATTAAGCGAAAAAGGAACACCAACACCTTTAGTTGCAACTATGATGCGTGCACCAATGAGTAGAATGGATGTTTTAACAGAAGCCGAAATTGAAGCGAGTATTGCAAAATCGAAATTGGCTAAGAAATACAATGAAGTTGTTGACAGAGAAAGTGCTTACGAATTATTGAACAAAAAAATTGCTGAAGCACAAGAAGTAGCTGCCGAACAAGAAGTTGAAAAACCAACCAGAAAAACAAAACAAGAACCAAGTACAGCAGAAGTTATTGGTAAATCAGTTACTAAAGTAGTTACAAGTGCAAGTTTTATTCGTGGTGCTTTTGGTTTGCTAATGAAAATGTTTAAGAAATAA